A single region of the Fusobacterium varium genome encodes:
- a CDS encoding sugar kinase, which produces MEKIFDFKNREFGLACSGELLLRLSPVNSELLVQGTLLEKNIGGAEFNVATGVSSLGVKSTLITKLPENELGRYAKRVINSNGVDSSFIVDDNSLYKRLAIYFYEYGASPRKPNVTYDRHDSSFQFLEADELDKSIYDKCEIFHTSGISLGLCEKSKQLTKDLIKNFKEKGGLISFDVNFRRNLWGDEQNARVEIEKILPSIDILFASEETFRKMFKETGDLKEIMRNFAEKHDLALIASTQRTVNSPKSHNFTSIIYNRKEDKFYFEKPYENIEIVDRIGSGDAYVAGVLYGILKYNDTEKALKYGNACGAVKNTIVGDNNCAGANLIEGIIADHEFGSTSEMNR; this is translated from the coding sequence ATGGAAAAAATATTTGATTTTAAAAATAGAGAATTTGGATTAGCTTGTAGTGGAGAACTTTTATTAAGACTTTCTCCTGTAAATAGTGAACTACTTGTTCAAGGAACTCTTTTAGAAAAAAATATCGGTGGTGCAGAATTTAACGTAGCAACTGGAGTTTCTTCTCTTGGAGTAAAAAGTACTCTTATCACTAAACTACCAGAAAATGAACTTGGAAGATATGCAAAAAGAGTTATAAACTCTAATGGAGTAGATAGCAGCTTTATAGTTGATGACAACTCACTTTACAAACGTTTAGCTATATACTTCTATGAATATGGAGCATCTCCTAGAAAACCAAATGTTACTTATGATAGACATGATTCATCTTTCCAATTCTTAGAAGCTGATGAATTAGATAAATCAATTTATGATAAATGTGAAATCTTCCACACAAGTGGAATCAGTCTTGGACTTTGTGAAAAATCTAAACAACTTACTAAAGATTTAATTAAAAACTTCAAAGAAAAAGGTGGATTAATCTCTTTTGACGTAAACTTTAGAAGAAATCTTTGGGGAGATGAGCAAAATGCTAGAGTTGAAATAGAAAAAATACTTCCTTCTATAGATATTCTATTTGCATCTGAAGAAACATTTAGAAAGATGTTTAAAGAAACTGGAGATCTTAAAGAGATCATGAGAAACTTTGCTGAAAAGCATGATCTTGCTTTAATAGCTTCTACTCAAAGAACTGTAAACTCTCCTAAATCTCACAACTTCACATCTATTATCTACAATAGAAAAGAGGATAAATTCTACTTCGAAAAACCATATGAAAATATAGAAATCGTAGATAGAATTGGAAGTGGAGATGCTTATGTTGCAGGAGTTCTTTATGGAATTTTAAAATATAACGACACTGAAAAAGCATTAAAATATGGAAATGCTTGTGGAGCTGTAAAAAATACTATCGTTGGAGATAATAACTGTGCTGGAGCTAACCTTATTGAAGGAATCATAGCTGATCATGAATTTGGAAGCACAAGTGAAATGAATAGATAA